The window AATGGCAATTGTTTAACGGAAGAAATGACATTTCACATTCCATTAGTCAGAACACACGAAGGATCAACGATGATCGTCTTTCCAAAACAAATGATTGAATGTCCATGACCATAATGCTCGAAAAGTTCAACTAGTCATCAGTTTTTTTCATTAACTCTGATGAAAGTTGCACTTTTACACTGATTATTTCAGAAGGCTCTGTGCCGAAAAGAAAATTGGGAAAACATTTTGCGCTGAAAGGATATTTCGTCTAAACTTGTTATGTGAGTGAAGATGGAGGCATTCAGACTAAGAAGTTTTTCATTTTATGCTAGTGGAGGAACTTTGTAATGAGGAAACAATCCAAAGAAGACAAGAGAATAGAAGAGCAGCGATTTCGGCAGCTGCAAAAGAAGCTTGAAATTGATTTTCATGATCAAAGCCTTTTAATGCAAGCCTTTACCCATTCATCTTATGTGAATGAGCATCGAAAAAAGCCAAACGATGATAACGAAAGGTTGGAGTTTTTAGGAGATGCAGTGCTGGAACTGACGGTATCCAATTATTTATTCAACAAATATCCTTTCATGAGCGAAGGTGAATTAACAAAGCTGCGTGCGGCGGTTGTATGTGAACCTTCCCTTGTCGGATTCTCCAACGAACTGCAATTCGGTCAATACATTCGATTGGGAAAAGGAGAAGAGATGACTGGAGGACGAACGCGGCCTGCTTTGCTCGCTGATGTGTTTGAAGCGTTCATAGGGGCTCTTTATCTTGATCAAGGATTAGAGGTCGTTGTCCAGTTTTTAGAAAAAATCGTGTTTCCTAAAATCGATGCCGGTGCTTTTTCTCATGTGATGGATTTTAAAACTCAGCTTCAGGAAATGGTTCAAA of the Bacillus smithii genome contains:
- the rnc gene encoding ribonuclease III, which translates into the protein MRKQSKEDKRIEEQRFRQLQKKLEIDFHDQSLLMQAFTHSSYVNEHRKKPNDDNERLEFLGDAVLELTVSNYLFNKYPFMSEGELTKLRAAVVCEPSLVGFSNELQFGQYIRLGKGEEMTGGRTRPALLADVFEAFIGALYLDQGLEVVVQFLEKIVFPKIDAGAFSHVMDFKTQLQEMVQRDGNGILTYRILQEKGPAHHREFVSEVALNGQVLGVGTGRSKKEAEQRAAEQALSKLKQNQK